In Romboutsia lituseburensis, a genomic segment contains:
- a CDS encoding ComF family protein — translation MNSHLKKLNDINECMTDIFLDLIYPNNISCIICNKPINKNNTYSMCKDCFDELHFILDGCIKCGKPIINCSLEEHDIDECSYCSGKEFHFDKAISCIEYNDFSKKMIFGFKYSNKTYMSRYIASIMKEKIILEEINFDYILFVPLHKSRLKKRGFNQAYKIAKYLSKEFNIPVLDCIVRKGNTKRLYKLRKKERKDELRDAFILKKNKIYLEEQNIILVDDIFTTGATVNEISRILKLEGVNLITVSTFLTGVNTFSC, via the coding sequence ATGAATAGTCATTTGAAAAAATTAAATGACATAAATGAATGTATGACTGATATATTTCTCGACCTTATATACCCAAATAATATAAGTTGCATAATTTGCAACAAACCAATAAATAAGAATAACACATACTCCATGTGTAAGGATTGCTTTGATGAACTTCATTTTATACTAGATGGATGTATTAAGTGTGGAAAGCCAATAATTAATTGCTCTTTAGAAGAACATGATATAGATGAATGTAGCTACTGTAGTGGTAAAGAATTTCATTTTGATAAAGCTATATCATGTATAGAATATAATGATTTTAGCAAAAAAATGATTTTTGGATTTAAATATAGCAATAAAACCTATATGAGTAGATACATAGCATCAATAATGAAGGAAAAAATAATATTAGAGGAAATAAACTTTGACTATATACTATTTGTGCCTTTACATAAATCAAGATTGAAAAAAAGGGGATTTAATCAAGCGTATAAGATAGCCAAGTATTTAAGTAAAGAATTTAATATACCAGTACTTGATTGTATAGTAAGGAAAGGGAACACTAAAAGACTTTATAAATTAAGAAAAAAAGAAAGAAAAGATGAGTTAAGAGATGCATTTATATTAAAGAAGAACAAGATTTATCTAGAAGAACAAAATATAATACTTGTAGATGATATATTTACAACAGGTGCAACTGTAAATGAGATCTCAAGGATACTAAAATTAGAAGGTGTAAATTTAATAACAGTATCAACTTTTTTAACAGGAGTTAACACGTTTAGTTGTTAG
- a CDS encoding ATP-dependent RecD-like DNA helicase, giving the protein MERIEGMISDIVFKNEENGYTIAHLANSDNEVVIVGCMPTLSVGESIEVEGKWVNHKTYGTQFEVNKFMPVTPNSLEGIYVYLSSGMIHGIGEKMAKRIIDKFGVNTLDVIQNMPERLKEVEGIGSKKIDQIVKSYEENRELRNIIIELSPYGITPNYCMKIYKKYKNKALENINKNPYQLAEDIRGIGFKIADNIASKIGIEKDSKDRVSQGILYTLNQSLSSGHTYLPEDILIQEAKKLLEVKPPIIEECIMELAYDQKVHIEKMNGMKLVYLIPYYVSENGVCKQIIKLSQAEFKDLYIDIDKEIRVVEKQENIKLATNQVLAVKEAIESGVVIITGGPGTGKTTTINTIIKIFENNSQEVVLAAPTGRAAKRMSETSSKEAKTIHRLLEMGFATDSDQLEFMKNEEEPIKADVIIIDEVSMVDILLMYSLLRAIKPGTRVILVGDSDQLPSVGAGNVLSDMIESCVINVVRLNEIFRQAQESMIVVNAHKINNGEPLSLNAKDKDFFFIKRNTNEEILKEIISVVSERLPNFYKLDKLKDIQVLASMRKGDLGVTNLNIELQKHLNKPEKYKVEENFQKRLFRVGDKVMQIKNNYTKKWENEDRSETGEGIYNGDIGYVYHIDKEKRIVYVIFDQVKIVEYKYDELDELDHSFCTTIHKSQGSEFPVVVIPMTWAPPMLLSRNLLYTAVTRAKKLVVIVGDVKYLEYMIKNNRTNDRYSNLSYKLNKFKEEGVLVK; this is encoded by the coding sequence ATGGAACGAATAGAAGGAATGATAAGTGATATAGTTTTTAAAAATGAAGAAAATGGATACACCATAGCTCACCTAGCAAATTCAGATAATGAGGTAGTAATAGTTGGGTGTATGCCTACATTATCAGTAGGAGAAAGCATAGAGGTAGAAGGTAAGTGGGTAAATCATAAAACTTATGGAACTCAATTTGAAGTTAATAAGTTTATGCCTGTTACTCCAAACTCACTAGAAGGTATATATGTATATTTATCATCAGGTATGATACATGGTATAGGCGAGAAAATGGCTAAAAGGATAATAGACAAATTTGGAGTTAATACTTTAGATGTTATTCAAAATATGCCAGAGCGTCTAAAAGAAGTAGAGGGAATAGGAAGTAAAAAGATAGATCAGATAGTTAAAAGTTATGAAGAAAATCGAGAACTTAGAAATATAATTATTGAGTTATCTCCATATGGAATTACACCAAACTACTGTATGAAAATATATAAAAAATATAAAAATAAAGCTCTAGAAAATATAAATAAAAATCCTTATCAATTAGCTGAAGATATAAGAGGAATAGGATTTAAAATAGCAGATAATATAGCTAGTAAAATAGGTATAGAGAAAGACTCTAAGGACAGAGTATCACAAGGTATATTATATACTTTAAACCAATCTTTAAGTAGTGGACATACTTACCTACCAGAAGATATTCTAATACAAGAAGCAAAAAAGCTTCTAGAAGTAAAACCTCCTATAATAGAAGAGTGTATAATGGAATTAGCATATGATCAAAAGGTACATATAGAAAAAATGAACGGAATGAAGTTGGTATATTTGATACCATACTATGTATCAGAAAATGGAGTTTGTAAGCAAATAATAAAATTATCTCAAGCTGAATTTAAAGATTTATATATAGATATAGATAAAGAAATTAGAGTAGTAGAAAAACAGGAAAATATTAAGCTAGCAACAAATCAAGTGCTTGCAGTAAAAGAAGCTATAGAAAGTGGTGTAGTTATAATAACTGGAGGACCAGGAACAGGAAAGACAACCACTATAAATACAATAATTAAAATATTTGAAAATAATAGCCAAGAAGTAGTATTAGCAGCACCTACAGGAAGAGCTGCTAAAAGGATGAGTGAAACATCTAGCAAAGAAGCTAAAACTATTCATAGGCTTCTTGAAATGGGATTTGCAACAGATAGTGACCAATTAGAATTTATGAAAAATGAAGAGGAACCTATAAAGGCAGATGTAATAATTATAGATGAGGTTTCCATGGTAGATATATTACTTATGTATAGCTTGCTAAGAGCAATAAAGCCAGGAACTCGAGTTATATTAGTTGGAGATAGTGACCAGCTACCGTCGGTAGGAGCAGGAAATGTACTTAGTGATATGATAGAATCATGCGTAATAAATGTTGTTAGATTAAATGAAATATTTAGACAAGCTCAAGAAAGTATGATAGTAGTGAATGCGCATAAAATAAATAATGGAGAGCCATTATCTTTAAACGCAAAAGATAAAGATTTTTTCTTCATAAAAAGAAATACAAATGAAGAAATTTTAAAAGAAATTATAAGTGTAGTTAGTGAAAGGCTACCTAACTTTTATAAATTAGATAAGTTAAAGGATATACAAGTATTAGCATCGATGAGGAAAGGGGATTTAGGTGTTACTAACCTTAATATAGAACTTCAAAAACACCTTAATAAACCTGAAAAATATAAGGTTGAAGAGAATTTCCAGAAAAGACTTTTTAGGGTAGGGGATAAAGTAATGCAAATTAAAAATAACTACACTAAAAAATGGGAAAATGAAGATAGAAGTGAAACTGGGGAAGGTATATATAATGGAGATATTGGATATGTGTACCATATAGATAAAGAAAAAAGAATTGTATATGTAATATTTGATCAAGTAAAAATAGTAGAGTACAAATATGATGAACTAGATGAACTGGATCATAGCTTCTGTACAACAATTCATAAAAGTCAAGGTAGTGAATTTCCAGTAGTAGTAATACCTATGACATGGGCTCCTCCTATGCTATTAAGTAGAAATTTATTATATACTGCTGTTACAAGAGCAAAAAAACTTGTAGTAATAGTGGGAGATGTTAAATACTTGGAGTATATGATAAAAAACAATAGAACTAATGATAGATATTCGAATTTATCATATAAACTCAATAAATTTAAAGAAGAAGGGGTGTTAGTTAAGTAA